From one Thermomicrobiales bacterium genomic stretch:
- a CDS encoding ABC transporter substrate-binding protein yields the protein MHTLIFRQRWIVVAVAALLAGTLFAGCGGNAATGSPAGSAATTTTSATAPASAPAGSPAGTPGEATKVSIALDWYPWSNHTGLYMAQSTGAFADQGIEPNIYVPSDPTTALQLVAAGQDDFTISYQADVLIARQQGLDVVSIAALVQHPLNTIMTLQSSGITEPAQLKGKTIGMAGVPSDDALLKTVLQSAGLTLDDVKTVNVGFDLMPALLGKRVDAIIGAYYVHEAILAQQQGQPVNAINVADFGVPDYYELLLVTSGEMIRDHADVVQRVVNAVVAGYAAAAANPDEAIDQLVKAYPETDAAVEREGIKLIIPMWTDGGKVPFGSQTEERWTSYADWLRQHDILAGDVDVTKAFTNTFIEHAHMGH from the coding sequence ATGCATACCCTGATTTTCCGGCAACGCTGGATCGTCGTGGCCGTCGCGGCGCTGCTTGCTGGCACTCTGTTTGCCGGGTGCGGCGGCAACGCAGCCACCGGGTCACCAGCCGGGTCGGCCGCCACCACGACGACGAGCGCGACGGCCCCGGCCAGCGCGCCGGCAGGCTCTCCGGCCGGCACGCCCGGCGAGGCGACCAAGGTCAGTATCGCGCTGGACTGGTACCCGTGGTCAAATCACACCGGGCTCTACATGGCGCAGTCTACCGGCGCATTTGCCGACCAGGGAATCGAACCGAACATCTACGTTCCGTCCGACCCGACGACAGCGCTGCAGCTCGTCGCCGCCGGGCAGGATGACTTCACGATCTCATATCAGGCCGACGTGCTGATCGCCCGCCAGCAGGGCCTCGACGTGGTCTCGATCGCAGCGCTCGTCCAGCATCCGCTGAACACGATCATGACGCTGCAATCGTCCGGCATCACCGAGCCCGCGCAGCTGAAGGGCAAGACGATCGGCATGGCCGGCGTGCCGAGCGATGACGCGCTGCTCAAGACCGTTCTCCAGTCGGCCGGGCTGACACTCGATGACGTCAAGACGGTGAACGTCGGCTTCGATCTGATGCCGGCGCTGCTCGGTAAGCGCGTGGATGCCATCATCGGCGCGTATTATGTCCACGAAGCCATCCTCGCCCAGCAACAGGGTCAGCCGGTCAACGCCATCAACGTCGCGGACTTTGGCGTGCCGGACTACTACGAGCTGCTTCTGGTAACCAGCGGCGAGATGATCCGCGACCATGCCGACGTCGTCCAGCGGGTCGTCAACGCCGTCGTGGCCGGCTACGCGGCAGCCGCCGCCAACCCGGACGAGGCGATCGACCAGCTCGTCAAGGCGTACCCCGAGACCGACGCGGCAGTCGAACGAGAGGGCATCAAGCTGATCATCCCGATGTGGACCGACGGCGGCAAGGTCCCGTTTGGCTCCCAGACGGAGGAGCGCTGGACTTCGTACGCCGACTGGCTGCGCCAGCACGACATCCTGGCCGGCGACGTCGACGTTACCAAGGCGTTCACCAACACATTTATCGAGCATGCCCACATGGGGCACTAG
- a CDS encoding ABC transporter permease: MTSAQRERALPATRAEPGTTRRRSIPWRSVAGVLLPVLVIAVLIVGWEIGVRIAGTPRWFLPKPSDIVREMIESRALLWRHTVTTLQEMLVGLALAFVLGITLAIAIVGSRLVERAVYPLVIASQAVPIIALAPILLVWFGYGLTPKVIVVVLTCFFPIVVATVGGLRAVDSDAVALLRSMGASRWQLMRIVRLPSALPALLAGTRIAAAWSVIGAIVGEWVGASAGLGYLMTRSASQFQTPRLYAAVTIAALLGIALFALVSLIERLVLPWQTHARRGD, from the coding sequence GTGACAAGCGCCCAGCGAGAACGCGCTCTGCCAGCCACCCGCGCGGAACCGGGCACGACCAGGCGGCGGAGCATTCCCTGGCGATCCGTCGCCGGAGTGCTGCTACCCGTGCTGGTGATTGCGGTGTTGATCGTCGGCTGGGAGATTGGAGTCCGGATCGCCGGCACGCCGCGGTGGTTCCTGCCGAAGCCAAGCGACATCGTCCGCGAGATGATCGAATCCCGGGCGCTGCTCTGGCGCCACACGGTAACGACGCTGCAGGAGATGTTGGTCGGGCTGGCGTTGGCGTTCGTCCTCGGGATCACGCTGGCCATCGCGATCGTCGGCTCGCGGCTGGTCGAGCGGGCCGTCTACCCGTTGGTGATCGCAAGCCAGGCGGTTCCGATCATCGCGCTCGCGCCGATCCTGCTGGTCTGGTTCGGCTACGGGCTGACGCCGAAGGTCATCGTCGTGGTGCTGACCTGCTTCTTCCCGATCGTCGTCGCCACGGTCGGAGGCCTACGGGCAGTCGACTCCGACGCCGTCGCGCTGCTCCGCAGCATGGGCGCGAGCCGGTGGCAGCTGATGCGGATTGTCCGCCTCCCGTCGGCCCTTCCGGCGCTGCTGGCCGGCACGCGGATCGCCGCTGCATGGTCGGTGATTGGCGCGATCGTTGGCGAGTGGGTCGGCGCGTCGGCCGGCCTCGGATACCTGATGACTCGCTCGGCGTCGCAATTCCAGACACCGCGCCTGTACGCAGCCGTCACGATCGCCGCGCTGCTGGGAATCGCGCTGTTCGCACTGGTGTCGCTCATCGAGCGGCTTGTCCTGCCGTGGCAGACCCACGCCCGGCGCGGAGATTGA
- a CDS encoding sulfurtransferase TusA family protein, translating into MTNHLDVRGQTCPGPTTETLNTLKLLPDGATLNVVSDYLPARYTIPSLMNDLRYPTIVHDNDDGTFTVIIQKVTGVAS; encoded by the coding sequence ATGACGAATCATCTCGATGTCCGAGGGCAGACCTGCCCCGGGCCAACCACCGAAACCCTCAACACGCTCAAGCTTCTGCCGGATGGCGCGACGCTCAACGTCGTCAGTGACTACCTGCCGGCCCGCTACACGATCCCGTCACTGATGAACGACCTGCGCTACCCGACAATCGTCCACGATAACGACGACGGCACCTTCACCGTCATCATTCAGAAGGTCACGGGCGTCGCGTCATAA
- a CDS encoding ABC transporter ATP-binding protein — MATISTNNEAITLRGVGKTFGATQAIEDVSLSVGRGEIVALVGPSGCGKSTILSIIAGLVDPDEGEVRLDGRPALPRPGRVALMPQRDALFPWRTVVDNAILGPQIAGSDVGDARKRARDLLPRFGLDGFGDHYPATLSGGMRQRAAFLRTVLIGQDTMLLDEPFGALDALTRRSMQEWLLDLWEDIGGTILLVTHDVEEALLLADRVVVMTARPGRIKLVERVTLSRPREPRMVDLPEAIAQKARLLAALHDEVAFAMGSSR; from the coding sequence GTGGCGACGATATCGACAAACAACGAAGCAATTACCCTGCGCGGCGTCGGCAAGACGTTCGGCGCGACCCAGGCTATCGAGGACGTCAGCCTCTCAGTCGGGCGTGGCGAGATCGTCGCTCTTGTCGGACCGTCCGGCTGCGGCAAGAGCACCATCCTCAGCATCATCGCCGGCCTGGTCGACCCGGACGAGGGCGAGGTCCGGCTGGATGGACGACCTGCGCTTCCGCGGCCCGGGCGGGTTGCGCTCATGCCGCAACGCGATGCCTTGTTCCCCTGGCGCACTGTTGTCGACAACGCCATCCTCGGCCCCCAGATCGCCGGAAGCGACGTTGGGGACGCACGCAAGCGGGCGCGCGACTTGCTGCCACGCTTCGGTCTCGATGGGTTCGGCGACCACTACCCGGCAACTCTCTCCGGCGGCATGCGTCAGCGGGCGGCGTTCCTGCGCACAGTCCTCATCGGGCAGGACACGATGCTCCTCGACGAGCCGTTCGGCGCGCTCGATGCCCTCACCCGCCGCTCGATGCAGGAGTGGCTACTCGATCTCTGGGAAGACATCGGCGGCACGATCCTGCTGGTTACCCACGACGTCGAGGAGGCGCTGCTCCTTGCCGACCGTGTCGTGGTCATGACTGCCCGCCCGGGCCGGATCAAGCTCGTCGAGCGTGTCACCCTCTCGCGGCCACGCGAGCCGAGGATGGTCGATCTCCCGGAGGCAATTGCCCAGAAAGCCCGGCTACTCGCTGCCCTCCACGACGAGGTTGCGTTCGCGATGGGATCGAGTCGGTGA